In a genomic window of Taylorella equigenitalis ATCC 35865:
- the purM gene encoding phosphoribosylformylglycinamidine cyclo-ligase produces the protein MPHTRTPLTYRDAGVDIDAGESLVQRIKPIAAKTNREGVLSGIGGFGGLFQIPSGFKEPVLVSGTDGVGTKLRLAFEWNRHDTVGIDLVAMSVNDILVQGAEPLYFLDYFACGKLSVDVAASVVGGVGTGCKISGCALIGGETAEMPGMYPDGEYDLAGFAVGIVEKNKIITGETINEGDLIIGLGSSGPHSNGYSLIRKIIEISGIKPEDQFGENSSKTFADYIMAPTRIYVKPVLEAIKKFGPSIKGMAHITGGGLTENIPRILKAGLVAQIDKNSWTKPEIFKWLQTQGNVEESEMFRVFNCGIGFVLVVDPKDATSISSFLSDAGELVHQIGRIVSSSGSQVIYA, from the coding sequence ATGCCACATACTAGAACACCACTTACTTATCGCGATGCTGGCGTCGACATTGACGCAGGTGAGTCATTAGTTCAACGAATTAAGCCTATAGCAGCTAAAACTAATAGAGAGGGCGTTCTTTCAGGAATCGGTGGATTCGGCGGTCTTTTCCAAATTCCTAGTGGATTTAAAGAACCTGTCTTGGTTTCAGGGACTGATGGTGTAGGAACAAAACTTAGATTAGCCTTTGAGTGGAATAGACACGATACCGTAGGCATTGACTTAGTGGCCATGAGCGTAAATGATATTCTTGTGCAGGGTGCTGAGCCGTTATATTTTCTTGATTATTTTGCGTGTGGAAAATTAAGTGTTGATGTAGCTGCCTCAGTTGTAGGTGGAGTTGGGACTGGATGTAAGATTTCTGGTTGTGCACTTATTGGAGGTGAAACCGCTGAGATGCCTGGTATGTATCCAGATGGAGAGTATGACTTAGCTGGTTTTGCTGTGGGCATAGTAGAAAAAAATAAAATTATCACAGGCGAAACTATTAATGAGGGAGACTTAATTATTGGTCTTGGTTCTAGTGGACCTCACTCAAATGGGTACTCATTAATACGTAAAATTATTGAAATCTCGGGAATTAAACCTGAGGATCAATTTGGTGAGAACTCTTCTAAAACGTTTGCTGATTACATCATGGCACCTACTAGAATTTACGTTAAGCCAGTTCTTGAAGCCATAAAAAAATTCGGTCCTTCTATTAAAGGTATGGCTCACATCACTGGTGGTGGTCTAACTGAAAATATTCCTAGAATCCTTAAAGCTGGTTTAGTCGCTCAGATTGACAAAAACTCATGGACTAAACCTGAGATTTTTAAATGGCTTCAAACTCAGGGAAATGTTGAAGAAAGTGAGATGTTTAGAGTTTTTAATTGCGGTATAGGTTTTGTATTGGTTGTCGATCCTAAAGATGCAACTTCCATATCATCTTTTCTTTCTGATGCTGGAGAATTAGTTCATCAAATTGGAAGAATTGTAAGCTCTTCAGGGTCTCAAGTTATTTACGCCTAA
- a CDS encoding T6SS effector amidase Tae4 family protein, with translation MNVVASVGAHTVKVNDVLHSIYRVRELESYITNMLGKSGVIDTTKLFDSEIKNKRGIIAFKIGWKNATGHMLYLMD, from the coding sequence TTGAACGTTGTTGCTTCAGTTGGTGCTCATACTGTAAAAGTAAATGACGTATTACACTCTATATATAGAGTCAGGGAATTGGAATCATATATTACTAATATGCTTGGAAAGTCAGGTGTTATAGACACTACAAAACTTTTTGATAGTGAAATCAAAAATAAGCGAGGAATTATTGCATTTAAGATAGGTTGGAAAAATGCCACTGGTCATATGCTTTATTTAATGGATTAA
- a CDS encoding HdaA/DnaA family protein — MKPSLTFDNFYTNSNEELVEIIKNKLPTLILIWGEEASGKSHLLSAMKEKFGGEFFSSNTFPSTSADINTDLKKYFIDDINLFSNAQLDVLFYLFTKLQIAGLGDRDVNIAITSNCPPTQLKIREDLRNRLGWGLVYEIKRLPDSFARKALIERAKEMGWNLPEEVLSWLYSYYSRDAKFLFNLIDNLDQISLTEKRTITIPFVKRVIEDMASSNI; from the coding sequence ATGAAACCTTCACTAACATTTGATAACTTCTATACAAACTCTAATGAAGAATTAGTCGAAATAATTAAAAATAAACTTCCGACATTGATTTTAATTTGGGGTGAGGAGGCAAGCGGTAAGTCTCATTTATTAAGTGCTATGAAAGAAAAATTTGGGGGTGAGTTTTTTAGCTCTAATACATTTCCAAGCACTTCTGCAGATATTAATACGGACTTAAAAAAATACTTTATTGATGATATAAATCTATTTAGCAATGCTCAACTGGATGTACTTTTTTACCTATTTACCAAACTTCAGATTGCAGGTTTGGGAGATAGAGACGTAAACATTGCCATCACAAGTAATTGCCCCCCTACACAACTAAAAATTAGAGAAGATTTAAGAAACCGTTTAGGATGGGGGCTTGTATACGAGATAAAAAGGCTACCCGATTCATTTGCACGTAAAGCTTTGATAGAGAGGGCAAAGGAAATGGGGTGGAATCTGCCAGAGGAAGTTTTAAGCTGGCTTTATTCTTACTATTCAAGAGACGCAAAATTTCTATTTAATCTTATTGATAATTTAGATCAAATATCTTTGACAGAAAAAAGAACTATAACGATACCTTTTGTTAAACGTGTAATAGAGGATATGGCATCTTCTAATATATAA
- a CDS encoding glucose-6-phosphate isomerase, which produces MHSKSYTNTENLLFFEGIQFDFNYQIFSLDLLKKFNDLLLEREFDRKLEWLFEQPKSTLIGLESPNYLKYRNPENSRQNIAILTQKLKEFNHIDTIIHIGVGGNYLGVKLVYETFKTSTSKKIIFVSSAQDINQETLFNLNPNTTLVIVASKSFHTKEINSAYQRIKKWIEAYDLKPVLNNVLAITNNIQRAKEYGIENHIPLESSVLGRFSLWSPISITLNLALGEEILVDLFKGASSMDRHFREVDLFHNIPIRMAMHSIANQNAAGCTSNTIATYDRKILNLPSYIQQLKMESLGKSVDLNGKHCQLQTEGTSICLSCPEAHHSYFQWLHQGMHKTCVDFFIDESDSDALETFQVQKDFLFNGTDTKYSDPHKKLNGGVCSTTISYKKLSPAVLGALISAYEHETYIKSVFWNINPFDQWGVDLIKKGDI; this is translated from the coding sequence TTGCATTCAAAGTCATATACAAACACAGAAAATTTATTATTTTTTGAGGGCATACAGTTTGATTTCAATTATCAAATTTTCTCTCTAGACTTGTTGAAAAAATTTAACGATTTACTATTAGAAAGAGAATTTGATAGGAAACTAGAATGGCTTTTCGAACAACCCAAATCTACATTAATTGGTCTTGAATCTCCAAATTACCTAAAGTATAGAAATCCAGAAAATTCTAGACAAAATATTGCAATACTTACTCAAAAACTAAAAGAATTTAATCATATAGACACAATAATTCATATTGGTGTTGGTGGAAATTATTTAGGAGTAAAGCTGGTATACGAGACCTTCAAAACATCAACTTCAAAAAAAATAATTTTTGTTAGTTCCGCTCAAGATATTAATCAGGAAACCCTATTTAACCTAAATCCCAACACAACACTAGTAATAGTCGCTTCGAAATCATTTCATACCAAAGAAATAAATTCTGCATACCAAAGAATAAAAAAATGGATAGAAGCTTACGATTTAAAGCCTGTGCTTAATAACGTTTTAGCCATTACGAACAATATCCAAAGGGCAAAAGAATATGGAATTGAAAATCACATCCCACTAGAGTCATCCGTATTAGGTAGATTTTCATTATGGTCGCCTATTAGTATTACTTTAAATTTAGCTTTGGGCGAGGAGATATTGGTAGATTTATTTAAGGGTGCATCTTCTATGGATAGGCATTTTAGGGAAGTAGATTTGTTTCATAACATCCCTATCCGTATGGCAATGCATTCCATAGCTAACCAAAATGCTGCTGGATGCACTAGCAATACCATTGCCACTTATGATAGAAAAATATTAAATTTACCTAGTTATATTCAACAACTAAAAATGGAATCTTTGGGTAAGTCTGTTGATTTGAATGGGAAACATTGCCAATTACAAACTGAAGGAACATCAATATGTTTAAGCTGTCCCGAAGCTCATCACTCTTATTTTCAATGGCTTCATCAAGGGATGCACAAAACTTGCGTAGATTTTTTTATAGATGAAAGCGATTCCGATGCACTTGAGACCTTTCAGGTTCAGAAAGATTTTTTGTTCAACGGGACTGATACTAAATATTCTGACCCACATAAAAAATTAAATGGTGGAGTTTGTTCGACCACGATTTCATATAAGAAATTGTCTCCTGCCGTCCTCGGAGCTTTGATTTCTGCGTATGAGCACGAGACCTATATCAAATCAGTTTTTTGGAATATCAATCCATTTGACCAGTGGGGTGTAGACTTAATTAAAAAGGGTGATATTTAA
- the galU gene encoding UTP--glucose-1-phosphate uridylyltransferase GalU, translated as MSTSSKKVTKAVFPVFGFGTRFLPITKSLPKEMLPIIDKPLLHYAVKEAVDAGIRDLIFIVGSNRQSIEDYFDRNLPLENKLESDGKLEELGQVRDIVPPNVNCIFIRQHSPIGLGHAVLKAKPVIGEDSFAVVLVDDLFYSQPHEESALQTLINHYEQFECSVIGTHEVNPESIHNYGVISGTQNDDEEATVLDGIVEKPIAERAPSNQAVLGRYVLDSKIFSCIEQTVVGKNGEIQLTDAIEKLIQSEKVHAIPIKIRHFDCGSKEGWYKANMFFGDKIYGFKL; from the coding sequence ATGAGCACATCGAGTAAGAAAGTAACTAAAGCTGTATTTCCAGTTTTTGGATTTGGAACTAGATTTTTGCCGATAACGAAATCATTGCCAAAGGAAATGCTACCAATTATCGATAAACCACTACTTCATTATGCGGTGAAAGAGGCTGTGGATGCGGGTATTAGGGATTTAATATTTATCGTAGGCAGTAACAGACAAAGTATAGAAGATTATTTTGATAGAAATTTGCCTCTAGAAAATAAACTTGAATCAGATGGAAAGCTCGAGGAATTAGGTCAAGTTCGTGATATTGTGCCTCCGAATGTTAATTGCATTTTTATAAGACAGCATTCTCCCATAGGTCTTGGGCATGCTGTACTTAAAGCGAAACCTGTAATAGGGGAGGATTCGTTCGCAGTAGTTTTAGTAGACGATTTGTTCTATTCGCAACCGCACGAGGAATCGGCTTTGCAGACACTAATTAATCATTATGAGCAATTCGAATGCTCAGTTATTGGTACACATGAGGTAAACCCAGAATCCATTCATAATTATGGAGTTATTTCTGGGACTCAAAATGATGATGAAGAGGCTACAGTTTTAGATGGAATTGTAGAGAAACCAATTGCTGAACGAGCTCCATCAAATCAAGCTGTATTAGGAAGATATGTATTGGATTCAAAAATTTTTTCTTGTATTGAGCAAACGGTCGTTGGAAAAAATGGAGAGATTCAGCTCACAGATGCCATAGAAAAACTTATACAGTCAGAAAAAGTACATGCCATTCCTATCAAAATCAGGCATTTTGACTGTGGTTCTAAAGAAGGTTGGTATAAGGCGAATATGTTTTTTGGAGATAAAATTTATGGCTTTAAACTGTAA
- a CDS encoding c-type cytochrome, with product MKKTFFISFFLLALPTTSFAQDSAPDLKSSIQKGKETAQVCMACHGESFQGIVVSEDEVRPRLTGLNKNYLKHQIESFKNRSRQSIIMEPMAGLLDNQKAEDVFNYITSLPVIQEPKQADEALLKKGKKIVYEGDWDRNIPPCMGCHGLDAYGTGSNFPNINGQTAEYIIAQIKSWKAGTRNNDTLHLMKTVAQSLTEDDTRAVAAWLASQPAQQGSK from the coding sequence ATGAAAAAAACTTTTTTTATTAGTTTTTTTCTTCTAGCATTGCCAACTACATCATTTGCTCAAGATTCTGCCCCCGATTTGAAATCTTCGATTCAAAAGGGTAAAGAAACTGCACAAGTATGTATGGCATGTCATGGAGAAAGTTTTCAAGGTATTGTTGTGTCTGAGGATGAGGTAAGACCTCGGCTTACGGGTTTAAATAAGAATTACCTAAAACATCAAATCGAATCGTTTAAAAATCGATCTCGACAAAGTATTATTATGGAACCCATGGCGGGGCTATTGGATAATCAAAAAGCAGAAGACGTTTTTAACTACATCACATCACTTCCAGTTATACAAGAACCAAAACAAGCTGACGAAGCACTCTTAAAAAAAGGGAAAAAGATAGTATATGAAGGTGACTGGGATAGGAACATACCACCCTGTATGGGATGCCATGGCTTAGATGCTTATGGCACTGGATCAAATTTTCCGAATATAAATGGACAAACAGCTGAATACATTATTGCTCAGATTAAATCATGGAAGGCTGGTACTAGAAATAACGACACATTACATTTAATGAAAACCGTTGCTCAATCACTAACTGAAGATGACACAAGGGCAGTGGCTGCTTGGTTAGCTTCGCAACCAGCACAACAGGGGAGTAAATGA
- a CDS encoding c-type cytochrome, with protein sequence MTRKLLTILLSACFLTSTSQVVAQKISKMGSELTQEEREYLRKMLPGFPEPKDDEFVHIPPTMEDLEVSDLHPKLKEAIKRGHDLFTNTQQLRGKNVFNNMNCSSCHMADGRRPFAGPVWPAIVTLPDFRGKNGHVNNFEERIAGCFSYSMNGKSPDYGSDDMVAITAYHQWLAKGVPMYPGVKIYGRGFPKLNEPTQKSDLAKGKEKYLQNCALCHGEDGQGVVQGKHVVFPALWGDNSYNWGAGIVRNFTLAAFIRYNMPFGHGGSVSEQDAWDIAQYVNSQERPQDPRYTGDVKETREKFLKTFHKHTQYGTEVDGKLLGNHSNTGSKPFLKPDILRPRNFSATSEK encoded by the coding sequence ATGACTAGAAAATTACTAACCATTTTATTAAGTGCATGTTTTCTGACTTCTACGTCACAGGTTGTAGCTCAAAAGATTTCTAAGATGGGATCTGAACTCACACAGGAGGAGAGAGAGTATCTCAGAAAAATGCTTCCTGGTTTTCCTGAACCTAAAGACGATGAGTTTGTTCATATTCCTCCAACTATGGAAGATTTGGAAGTTAGCGACCTTCATCCTAAATTAAAAGAAGCCATTAAAAGAGGTCACGACCTATTCACAAACACTCAGCAGCTTCGAGGCAAAAATGTATTTAACAATATGAACTGTTCGAGCTGTCATATGGCAGATGGAAGAAGACCATTTGCGGGACCAGTTTGGCCAGCTATAGTTACATTGCCAGACTTTAGAGGTAAAAATGGTCATGTAAATAATTTTGAAGAGCGTATTGCTGGATGCTTTTCATATTCTATGAACGGAAAATCACCTGATTACGGAAGTGATGATATGGTCGCAATAACCGCATATCACCAGTGGCTTGCAAAAGGCGTTCCTATGTACCCTGGGGTCAAGATTTATGGAAGGGGATTTCCTAAATTAAATGAGCCCACTCAAAAATCTGATTTAGCAAAGGGTAAGGAAAAGTATCTACAAAATTGTGCATTATGTCATGGTGAAGATGGACAGGGCGTAGTTCAAGGTAAACATGTAGTATTTCCTGCCTTGTGGGGAGATAATTCGTATAACTGGGGTGCTGGTATAGTTCGTAATTTCACTCTAGCAGCTTTTATCAGGTATAACATGCCGTTTGGACATGGTGGTTCTGTAAGTGAACAAGATGCTTGGGATATAGCTCAATACGTCAACTCACAGGAACGCCCACAGGACCCGCGATACACTGGTGATGTAAAAGAAACTCGCGAGAAATTCCTAAAAACTTTTCATAAGCACACGCAGTATGGCACTGAAGTCGATGGTAAATTGCTAGGTAATCATTCTAATACAGGATCTAAACCATTTCTTAAGCCTGATATATTAAGACCTAGAAATTTCTCTGCAACATCGGAAAAATAA
- the mutL gene encoding DNA mismatch repair endonuclease MutL encodes MSSRRQIHLLPDKLISQIAAGEVIERPSSVVKELVENAVDAQSTEIEIRLDGGGIRRIYIRDNGTGIPREELPLALTRHATSKIRGLSELETVKSMGFRGEALASIASIARLSIVSRTGDSKNAWKIDGSSLEIAVANGSQGTTVEVNQIFDEVPARRKFLKTEATEFAHSIDIIKKIALANPDITFRVFHNDKAYANWIASPFIHRIREVVGADFLSKVFKIDESINICRFRGLIIKPSEASSKSDKQYIFVNSRFVRDRSLAHAVKNAYSDVLHGDRQPSYILFVDIDPSLVDVNVHPAKNEIRFRDQSTIYSFVQKSIKATLAKSSGVQESIYTPQENHNANFPKKITPQYTPTQKSFDLQTLESYTPLFISEPQQIKNVTPNSLEDELPMGFAIGQLHGIYILAQNKNGLIIVDMHAAHERVVYEKLKNLASQKNIEVQELLIPIAVNIPEKQLSLIDEYSEFLESVGLYMRQTGPSSVAVTAVPSLLSKGNISLMVQEVFEDLEKYGESTILEEKRNHILGTMACHNAFRANDNISLTEMNALLRQMEITDRADLCNHGRPTWYSWTIQDLDKLFMRGK; translated from the coding sequence ATGTCTTCTCGCAGACAAATTCATCTTCTACCTGACAAATTAATAAGTCAAATTGCAGCTGGAGAAGTAATTGAAAGACCCTCTTCTGTGGTTAAGGAATTAGTAGAAAATGCTGTTGATGCACAATCCACAGAAATTGAAATTCGACTAGATGGTGGAGGTATTAGAAGGATATATATAAGGGATAATGGAACAGGTATTCCAAGGGAAGAATTACCTCTTGCTCTGACACGGCATGCAACAAGCAAAATTCGTGGTTTATCTGAACTCGAAACAGTTAAATCAATGGGCTTTAGGGGTGAAGCACTAGCCTCAATTGCCTCAATAGCACGTCTATCGATTGTATCTAGAACTGGAGACTCTAAGAATGCTTGGAAAATAGATGGCTCTTCTTTAGAGATTGCAGTAGCGAATGGCTCTCAGGGTACTACAGTTGAAGTGAATCAAATATTTGATGAAGTTCCCGCCCGAAGAAAATTTTTGAAAACAGAGGCAACAGAATTTGCACATTCTATAGATATTATTAAAAAAATTGCTTTAGCAAATCCAGATATAACGTTTAGAGTTTTTCATAATGATAAAGCCTATGCAAATTGGATTGCCTCCCCTTTTATTCATAGAATTAGAGAAGTTGTGGGAGCCGATTTCCTAAGTAAAGTTTTTAAAATTGATGAAAGCATCAATATTTGTAGATTTAGAGGATTAATAATAAAACCTTCTGAGGCTTCTAGTAAAAGTGATAAACAGTATATATTTGTTAATTCTAGATTTGTGCGTGATCGATCGCTAGCTCATGCTGTAAAAAACGCATACAGTGATGTTCTACATGGTGACAGACAACCATCATACATATTATTTGTAGATATAGACCCATCTTTGGTGGATGTAAATGTACACCCCGCAAAGAATGAAATAAGATTTAGAGATCAATCCACAATTTATTCTTTCGTTCAAAAATCTATAAAAGCAACACTAGCAAAGTCATCTGGTGTACAAGAGTCGATATATACCCCACAAGAAAATCATAATGCTAATTTCCCAAAAAAAATCACTCCACAATATACACCAACTCAAAAAAGCTTTGATTTACAAACTCTAGAATCATACACACCATTATTTATAAGTGAACCCCAACAAATAAAAAACGTAACTCCAAATAGTTTGGAGGATGAATTACCTATGGGCTTTGCGATTGGACAACTTCACGGTATATATATTCTTGCTCAAAACAAAAATGGGCTAATAATTGTCGATATGCACGCTGCACATGAGCGAGTGGTTTATGAAAAATTAAAAAATTTAGCTTCTCAAAAAAATATTGAAGTTCAGGAATTATTAATACCTATTGCTGTAAATATACCGGAGAAACAATTAAGTCTAATAGATGAATATTCAGAATTTTTGGAAAGTGTTGGTCTTTACATGAGGCAAACAGGTCCAAGTTCTGTAGCCGTAACTGCAGTTCCAAGTTTACTTAGTAAAGGCAATATCTCATTAATGGTTCAAGAAGTTTTTGAAGATCTTGAAAAGTATGGTGAATCCACAATTTTAGAAGAAAAAAGAAATCATATATTAGGCACAATGGCTTGCCATAATGCTTTCAGAGCTAATGATAATATCTCATTAACTGAAATGAACGCTCTTTTAAGGCAAATGGAGATTACAGACAGAGCAGACCTTTGTAATCATGGTCGTCCAACTTGGTATTCTTGGACTATCCAAGATTTGGATAAACTTTTTATGCGTGGTAAATAA
- the folK gene encoding 2-amino-4-hydroxy-6-hydroxymethyldihydropteridine diphosphokinase: MPKAFIGLGSNLGDEIKFLQKAVQRLISHDSITLLKTSSVYKTSPVDSEGDDYLNAVISIDTELSPNELLKLMQTIEFDLGRERPYKNAPRTIDLDLLLYEEFVLETQFLTLPHPRMAMRAFVLVPLREISPSEKINGVAIDFYISQLPPNQKIHKTNYSLKP; the protein is encoded by the coding sequence GTGCCTAAAGCATTTATTGGTTTAGGCTCTAATTTGGGAGATGAAATTAAGTTTTTACAAAAAGCCGTTCAAAGACTTATTTCTCATGACTCCATAACTCTATTAAAGACTTCAAGCGTATATAAAACAAGTCCAGTAGATAGCGAAGGTGACGATTACTTAAATGCAGTTATTTCTATTGATACTGAATTAAGCCCTAACGAATTGCTCAAATTAATGCAAACAATCGAATTTGATTTAGGAAGAGAGAGACCATATAAAAACGCTCCTCGAACGATAGATTTAGATTTGCTTTTATATGAAGAGTTTGTGCTTGAAACTCAATTTTTAACTCTACCTCATCCTCGTATGGCCATGAGAGCTTTTGTGCTTGTACCGTTGCGAGAGATTTCACCCTCAGAAAAAATTAACGGGGTTGCAATTGATTTTTATATCTCACAACTTCCCCCAAACCAAAAAATACATAAAACTAATTACAGTTTAAAGCCATAA
- the pcnB gene encoding polynucleotide adenylyltransferase PcnB — MNSISAKVASFFGFPQSKLKKLPKSVHGIEHRLVSRNAIKVCEVLRDHGYQSFIVGGAVRDLMLGKAPKDFDVATNATPLEIKPLFRRALIIGRRFKLVHVVFGPEIIETSTFRTSGSQPEDNDGRILFDNNYGTIETDVDRRDFTINALYYDPISETVYDFHNGIKDIKNLQIRMIGDPEKRYREDPVRMLRAIRFAGKLGAKFAPSTYEPIKRLSHLISNVPDSRIFDETYKLLTCGDSIYCIQQLRQLQLDKGTLPLLEKILTLESSEKFLRIAFERTDQRVRLNKSINPSYLYATILWPLVKSHFDNLIKENQQNVFFALQESISEVLEEQLSVLQIQKRHLGPIREIWIMQYRLDNMKPKSFKGIMSSPYFRAACEFMQLRAAANQTDSVKAQWWMDLADASEEEQKIMIDTHIKSMKNDVSSTRKPKRRKKKSNTISRNEVLQSA; from the coding sequence ATGAATTCTATATCAGCTAAGGTTGCTAGCTTTTTTGGGTTTCCCCAGTCGAAACTAAAAAAGTTACCCAAATCCGTCCACGGGATTGAGCACAGATTGGTTTCTAGAAATGCCATAAAAGTTTGCGAAGTTCTCAGAGACCATGGGTACCAGTCCTTTATTGTCGGAGGTGCTGTACGCGATCTCATGTTAGGTAAAGCACCTAAGGATTTCGATGTAGCCACAAATGCAACGCCCTTAGAAATTAAACCACTATTTCGAAGGGCGTTAATTATTGGGCGAAGATTTAAACTAGTTCATGTTGTGTTTGGACCCGAAATTATTGAAACTTCAACCTTTCGGACCTCAGGCTCTCAACCCGAAGATAACGATGGACGTATCTTATTCGATAATAATTATGGCACTATAGAAACTGATGTAGATCGTCGCGATTTCACTATAAATGCGTTGTATTATGATCCTATTAGTGAGACTGTTTATGATTTCCATAATGGGATAAAGGACATTAAAAATTTACAAATTCGCATGATTGGAGACCCAGAAAAAAGATATCGTGAGGATCCTGTGCGTATGTTGAGGGCTATTAGGTTTGCAGGAAAATTGGGAGCTAAGTTTGCTCCCAGCACGTATGAGCCAATTAAAAGACTTTCTCACTTAATTAGCAATGTTCCTGATTCTAGAATTTTTGATGAGACATATAAGCTTCTTACGTGTGGTGATTCTATATACTGCATTCAGCAATTAAGGCAACTGCAGTTGGATAAGGGGACATTGCCACTACTAGAAAAGATTCTGACACTTGAAAGTAGTGAAAAATTTTTAAGAATTGCTTTCGAACGTACAGATCAAAGAGTTAGATTAAATAAAAGTATCAATCCAAGCTACCTTTATGCCACTATTTTATGGCCACTTGTTAAATCTCATTTCGACAATCTTATAAAAGAAAATCAGCAAAACGTTTTTTTTGCACTTCAAGAATCGATTTCCGAAGTCCTAGAAGAGCAGCTAAGTGTGTTGCAAATTCAAAAAAGGCATTTAGGTCCCATACGAGAAATCTGGATTATGCAGTACCGTTTGGATAATATGAAACCTAAGTCTTTTAAAGGTATTATGTCGAGCCCATACTTTAGGGCAGCGTGTGAGTTCATGCAGTTAAGAGCGGCAGCTAATCAGACTGATAGCGTAAAAGCTCAGTGGTGGATGGATTTGGCCGACGCTTCCGAAGAAGAACAAAAAATTATGATAGACACTCACATAAAAAGCATGAAAAACGATGTGAGTTCAACTAGAAAACCAAAACGACGCAAAAAGAAATCAAACACTATAAGTAGAAATGAGGTTCTCCAAAGTGCCTAA
- the miaA gene encoding tRNA (adenosine(37)-N6)-dimethylallyltransferase MiaA has protein sequence MKIPCIVGPTATGKSDSALYIAEKYPIEIIVMDSATIYKGMDIGTAKPKIEELICPHHLLDIRDPSESYNASDFRNDTLGLINQISARNRIPVIVGGTMMYFKVLREGLHDLPTSIPEIRAQIENKAQELGWPEIHKQLENIDPVTASRLSPNDSQRISRAYEIYLITGNTLSNLISKNKTKTEEHEYFTISLETQNREILHKRIKDRFLKMMDMGFLNEVRALYDRGDLNESLPSIRCVGYSQLWSYLDGKICLEEAIEKGIAATRQLAKRQFTWLRSIKDREIIDCLSLQKNQLVLEAFERFLGVNNLRP, from the coding sequence ATGAAAATCCCATGCATTGTAGGACCTACCGCTACTGGAAAGTCCGATTCTGCACTTTATATTGCTGAAAAATATCCTATAGAAATTATTGTTATGGATTCAGCCACTATTTATAAGGGCATGGATATAGGTACAGCAAAGCCCAAAATAGAAGAACTAATTTGCCCTCACCACTTGTTGGATATCAGAGATCCGTCTGAAAGTTACAATGCCTCAGACTTTAGGAATGACACCTTAGGATTAATAAATCAAATAAGTGCTAGAAATCGAATTCCAGTAATTGTAGGTGGAACTATGATGTATTTCAAAGTTCTACGTGAAGGTTTACATGACTTGCCTACCTCCATACCTGAAATTCGAGCTCAAATTGAAAATAAAGCTCAAGAGTTAGGGTGGCCTGAGATCCACAAACAATTAGAAAACATTGATCCAGTCACAGCTTCTAGATTATCACCTAACGACAGTCAAAGGATTTCTAGGGCTTATGAGATATATTTAATTACTGGCAATACATTGTCTAATCTTATTTCAAAGAATAAGACAAAGACTGAAGAACATGAATATTTCACAATAAGTTTAGAAACACAAAATAGAGAAATATTGCATAAGAGGATTAAAGATAGATTTCTAAAAATGATGGATATGGGGTTTCTAAATGAAGTTAGAGCCCTTTATGATAGAGGTGATTTGAATGAGTCATTGCCATCAATAAGATGCGTGGGGTATAGCCAACTATGGTCTTATTTAGACGGAAAAATATGCTTGGAAGAAGCAATAGAGAAAGGCATAGCAGCTACTAGACAGTTAGCCAAACGGCAATTTACATGGCTAAGAAGTATTAAAGATAGAGAAATTATTGATTGCCTAAGCCTCCAAAAAAATCAGTTAGTATTGGAGGCTTTTGAAAGATTTTTAGGCGTAAATAACTTGAGACCCTGA